The following proteins are co-located in the Enoplosus armatus isolate fEnoArm2 chromosome 8, fEnoArm2.hap1, whole genome shotgun sequence genome:
- the LOC139288735 gene encoding galactose-specific lectin nattectin-like isoform X1: protein MASGFHWAFFICLTSRVLISGTMSATDGPDNPGSGCPPGWTQFGSRCFIFHFTPKTWTDAEVAGGTKAIVTHTCIAAGGNLASIHNAEENVFLKNVVERVTGRASHTWIGGFDAVTEGKWMWTDGSKFDYARWSLREPNNLGTEHCIEMNWGGSYWNDSKCRHRRHFICAKDIPPCAAMSAPIIN from the exons ATGGCATCAGGTTTTCACTGGgctttcttcatctgtttgacCAGCAGAGTGCTTATTTCTGGAACT ATGTCAGCCACAGATGGCCCAGACAACCCAG GATCTGGCTGTCCTCCTGGTTGGACTCAGTTTGGCTCTCGCTGTTTCATTTTCCACTTCACGCCAAAGACGTGGACTGATGCAGAGGTAGCTGGTGGAACAAAAGCAATCGTTACT CACACCTGCATTGCAGCTGGTGGGAATCTGGCCTCGATCCACAATGCTGAGGAAAATGTCTTCCTCAAAAATGTGGTTGAAAGAGTGACTGGCCGAGCTTCACATACCTGGATAGGGGGCTTCGATGCAGTAACG GAGGGAAAGTGGATGTGGACTGATGGCTCAAAGTTTGACTATGCGCGCTGGAGTCTCAGGGAGCCTAACAACCTCGGTACAGAACACTGTATAGAGATGAACTGGGGAG GAAGCTACTGGAATGACAGCAAGTGTCGCCATagaagacattttatttgtgcCAAAGACATCCCACCGTGTGCTGCCATGTCGGCCCCAATAATAAATTAA
- the LOC139288735 gene encoding galactose-specific lectin nattectin-like isoform X3, which yields MASGFHWAFFICLTSRVLISGTMSATDGPDNPGSGCPPGWTQFGSRCFIFHFTPKTWTDAEVAGGTKAIVTHTCIAAGGNLASIHNAEENVFLKNVVERVTGRASHTWIGGFDAVTVRYTHKQDLTQSRLVLLEPIRRESGCGLMAQSLTMRAGVSGSLTTSVQNTV from the exons ATGGCATCAGGTTTTCACTGGgctttcttcatctgtttgacCAGCAGAGTGCTTATTTCTGGAACT ATGTCAGCCACAGATGGCCCAGACAACCCAG GATCTGGCTGTCCTCCTGGTTGGACTCAGTTTGGCTCTCGCTGTTTCATTTTCCACTTCACGCCAAAGACGTGGACTGATGCAGAGGTAGCTGGTGGAACAAAAGCAATCGTTACT CACACCTGCATTGCAGCTGGTGGGAATCTGGCCTCGATCCACAATGCTGAGGAAAATGTCTTCCTCAAAAATGTGGTTGAAAGAGTGACTGGCCGAGCTTCACATACCTGGATAGGGGGCTTCGATGCAGTAACGGTGagatatacacacaaacaggatcTGACGCAGTCACGCCTTGTGCTCCTAGAACCGATCAG GAGGGAAAGTGGATGTGGACTGATGGCTCAAAGTTTGACTATGCGCGCTGGAGTCTCAGGGAGCCTAACAACCTCGGTACAGAACACTGTATAG
- the LOC139288735 gene encoding galactose-specific lectin nattectin-like isoform X2: protein MASGFHWAFFICLTSRVLISGTMSATDGPDNPGSGCPPGWTQFGSRCFIFHFTPKTWTDAEHTCIAAGGNLASIHNAEENVFLKNVVERVTGRASHTWIGGFDAVTEGKWMWTDGSKFDYARWSLREPNNLGTEHCIEMNWGGSYWNDSKCRHRRHFICAKDIPPCAAMSAPIIN, encoded by the exons ATGGCATCAGGTTTTCACTGGgctttcttcatctgtttgacCAGCAGAGTGCTTATTTCTGGAACT ATGTCAGCCACAGATGGCCCAGACAACCCAG GATCTGGCTGTCCTCCTGGTTGGACTCAGTTTGGCTCTCGCTGTTTCATTTTCCACTTCACGCCAAAGACGTGGACTGATGCAGAG CACACCTGCATTGCAGCTGGTGGGAATCTGGCCTCGATCCACAATGCTGAGGAAAATGTCTTCCTCAAAAATGTGGTTGAAAGAGTGACTGGCCGAGCTTCACATACCTGGATAGGGGGCTTCGATGCAGTAACG GAGGGAAAGTGGATGTGGACTGATGGCTCAAAGTTTGACTATGCGCGCTGGAGTCTCAGGGAGCCTAACAACCTCGGTACAGAACACTGTATAGAGATGAACTGGGGAG GAAGCTACTGGAATGACAGCAAGTGTCGCCATagaagacattttatttgtgcCAAAGACATCCCACCGTGTGCTGCCATGTCGGCCCCAATAATAAATTAA